The DNA segment GCAACGACGATGAAATTGATCCCGGCCTGCTGCGGGCCTACAGCGCATCGGGCACGCTGCATGTGCTGTCGGTATCGGGCATGCATGTGGCGCTGTTGTTTACGGCGCTGAGCTGGCTGCTGGCACCCATGCTGAGGCTGCGCGGCGGACAATACTGGCAGGCGGCAGTAATGCTGGCGGCGCTGTGGGGCTATGCCATGCTCACAGGCGCTTCGCCGTCGGTGCTGCGTGCGGTGACCATGCTGAGTTTTGTGGTGGCGGGCAAACCGTTTCAGCGCCACGGCCATATACTGAATATGCTGGCCGCAGCGGCTTTGCTGTTGCTGGTGCTGGAGCCGCAGCTGCTTACCGATATCGGCTTTCAGCTTTCGTTTCTGGCGGTGGGCGGCATTGTGGTGCTGCAACCGGTGTTTCAGAAACAATGGCAGCCGCAAACACGCGTAATGCGCTGGCTGTGGAGCCTTATATCGGTTACGCTGGTGGCGCAGCTGGTTACGTTTCCGCTTGGACTGTATTATTTCGGGCAGTTTCCGCTTTACTTCCTGCTGTCGAATCTGGTGGTTATTCCGGCTTCTACGCTGGTGATGTATGGCGGATTGCTGCTGCTGGCCGTATCGCCGCTGGGAAAGGCGGCTGAGTGGGTAGCCATGCCGCTGTGCTGGCTGCTTGATGTACTGAACGGTGCCGTGCGCTACACCGAATTTCTGCCCGCCGCCGTGCTCTATACCAGCCGGTGGAGTTTGTGGCAGCTTGCAATGCTTTACACCCTGCTGGCCACGGCAGTGTGCTGGTTGTGGCTGCAACGCCCGCGTTTACTCTCCGTTTCGGCAGCGGCAACCGTGCTGCTGCTGCTGACTATTGCCGCCGAAGACGTAGCACAGCGGGAAACCCGCAAACTCACCGTTTACAGCCTGCCCGGCAGCACCGCCATTGGTACACAGCAGGGCCGGAACCATCTGCTTTTTACCGACAGCGTTTTTGTGCGACAGCCCGGCCTTAGCGATTTTCATATTACTCCCGGCTGGCGCAAAAGCGGACTAACACCTGTTGCCCCTACCCTGCTTACGCACACGCTGCACATGCGCCACCCGCTGGCTGCCGCCGAAGGAAACTGGATTCAGACACAAGGAAAACTTATTCTCCGTGTGCCGCGAAAAATGCGCTGGAAAGAAATACACACCCACTGCGATATGCTGCTGCTTACGCAAAGTACCGGCAGCCGGTTAGACAGTTTGCTGAAACGCACCACCCCGTTTCTGGTAGTGGCCGACGGATCAAACAGCGATAAAAAAATTGCGAAGTGGAAAACGATTTGTGCACAACACAAAACCGTATTCTGGGATGCCAAACACGACGGGGCGCTGGTGTGGGAATGGAAGGAATGAAGAAATGATTTTACTCGTTCCGGAAATAGTTTTTCAACGCTTCTTCTCCCCAACAAAATACTTCTCCCGAATCGTTTTTGCTTAGCCCGTAAATTCCCCTGTCGTCGAAATAATGGTAATACTTGGCATATACCTCCTTAACCCTCCCCGAATCGTTGAAATGGACCCAAAGCATGGGATAATTAGCATAGTAAGCTTGTGTATATTGAAAGGTGGTAAATGACTCCTCTACCGGTTCGCCAAGCAGGTTTTTTACTTGTGATTTATCCATTCCAATACCTACAGCTTTTATCTGATGAACAGAAAGGTTGCTTGTGTGCGAAACAGATACCGGATATATGAACATAAGGAGTATATGAATAAAGGCAACCGAAAAACCAGCTGCACACAAAATCAGCTTTTTCATGCAGTGTTAATAACGAAAGTCAGGAAACGATATTGTGCGATTTGTTATACACTAAAAATCCCCGATCCTGTTCAAATACAGCACCGGGGATTGTATATAAATACCACTGATGAATTGCAGACTTTATCTTGGATTAGCAAACAAATCATCGGCCTGTGAGCCCCAGTGGCTGTTGCCGCGTGTCTGATCCACGTTGCGGGGCGAGTTGTCGCGTTTGGTGAGGCGGGCGCGCCAGCTGTCGTCGCGTACTTCGCCACGGGCGTCGGAATGAATGAGCTGGTAGTTGTTGGTTACCAGATCGAAGTTGGCGAATACGAAGCGTTTGTTGGTTTGTGTGGTGTTGCCGGGCTGATTGCTGGTCATGGCACCGTTTTGCGGCATGGCCGGATTGCCACGGATGGTGTAATACTGCCAGATTTCGTAGGGATAGGAGCTTGGCTCGTTGGTCATAAACGTACGCTGATCAGGCGGGCCATACTGGAGATATACGCGGCCGCGGTCGCTGTCGTACCCGCGCAGAATGGGTGTGCCGAATTCGCGGTTTACTTTGTCCACTTCGGCTTTGTAGGTAAGCCAAGCTGCTTGCGGATTTTTCTCGTTGCGGCTGAGCCAGAAGTTGAGGATGTATTGCTGCATGAGCTTCACATCGCCGGTTTTGATTTGTGTTTCGGCAAAGTCTTTTTCGGCTTCGGTACTGATGGGGCGTAAACAACGAATGTATTCGCGCAGGGTGTCGGGACTGGTAACCGAAGCAATGAAAGAGGTGCTGACATCTACAGCCGTTACATCGGTAAGCATGAAGGTGACATTGGGATTGAAACGTTCAAACGGAGTGCGGCGCACGGT comes from the Bacteroidota bacterium genome and includes:
- a CDS encoding ComEC family competence protein yields the protein MVPLRWSQFPLLRPLIAFVAGMCMGVCGLPWWGGLLAGGIALTGFMRYWWRRPARLPGLRDMLWIPVLFAGAGWMCMGLAEQALPRQVPAGNAVLVRITETPVQRQKTVKLTADVLAVHTEKGWQPYRGGALVNLKRGKEAAALRYGDELLVAAPPEKVPPPRNPGEFDYAAWLQHKGIGMRLMPDNAHWQRLSQNGGFGPKAAALELRQWFARTLQQAGLDGDRLAVAQALLLGNDDEIDPGLLRAYSASGTLHVLSVSGMHVALLFTALSWLLAPMLRLRGGQYWQAAVMLAALWGYAMLTGASPSVLRAVTMLSFVVAGKPFQRHGHILNMLAAAALLLLVLEPQLLTDIGFQLSFLAVGGIVVLQPVFQKQWQPQTRVMRWLWSLISVTLVAQLVTFPLGLYYFGQFPLYFLLSNLVVIPASTLVMYGGLLLLAVSPLGKAAEWVAMPLCWLLDVLNGAVRYTEFLPAAVLYTSRWSLWQLAMLYTLLATAVCWLWLQRPRLLSVSAAATVLLLLTIAAEDVAQRETRKLTVYSLPGSTAIGTQQGRNHLLFTDSVFVRQPGLSDFHITPGWRKSGLTPVAPTLLTHTLHMRHPLAAAEGNWIQTQGKLILRVPRKMRWKEIHTHCDMLLLTQSTGSRLDSLLKRTTPFLVVADGSNSDKKIAKWKTICAQHKTVFWDAKHDGALVWEWKE
- the bamE gene encoding outer membrane protein assembly factor BamE, whose translation is MKKLILCAAGFSVAFIHILLMFIYPVSVSHTSNLSVHQIKAVGIGMDKSQVKNLLGEPVEESFTTFQYTQAYYANYPMLWVHFNDSGRVKEVYAKYYHYFDDRGIYGLSKNDSGEVFCWGEEALKNYFRNE